In one window of Stigmatopora argus isolate UIUO_Sarg chromosome 19, RoL_Sarg_1.0, whole genome shotgun sequence DNA:
- the tlr5a gene encoding toll-like receptor 5: MWSVFLQLIFIGVIVQVITCYPSCRIYGLIAACHRQNHKWVPALPSNITSLYLAMNRIPEINSSSLQNLEQLLELDLGKQFVPLVIRNNAFLRQTRLLRLVLGDNIGLQLEPQAFAGMVNLNNLFLDHCFLKDSILAHNYLEPLLSLEDLNLFGNKIRRLTPGLFFQNIRNLTQINLKLNQIEQLCESDLIGFRGKSFKYFNLNSNHLYKMATSDFDWEGCGNPFRGMTFNILDLTNSGFNVMAAKYFFKAMQGTPVAHLIFTGNLGKGVSFNTQADPDTHTFEGLAKSTLNIFELSNNRIFSLQRRVFSSLSNATIIDVSQNKINQINNGAFGGLQENVKLLNLSFNIIGEVFSHTFNHLKELWILDLSFNNIGVLGNRAFDGLPKLRALYMTGNSLRKLGFPALLPKLEYLFLADNRLNDLYNMNSLSANPVVVDVTNNRLTNLEDVYVVLTHFRNIQKFYFGGNFMKWCRLGKNDPIPLNSSLKVLDFHDNSLQLIWAEGRCLDLFNHLDNLISLNLSFNSLKILPQSIFNHLSSIIEIDLSSNALTYLQPGVFPSSLKIIDLSNNFLANPDPMTFDSVLLLSLLGNRFHCDCHLESFLKWINETNVTFFSPLEDYRCEFPAPYYDLPLLNYSQMVEPCETDDELAVQELKFALFIFSALLIHIVTLSGIAYARLRGCIYALYKKVIGRVLEGPKAPPPLEDAQYDAYLCFSNIDYRWVEAALLKKLDKQFSPENFLHFCFEARDFLPGEDHVSNIRDAIWGSRKTLCVVSKEFLRDGWCLEAFALAQGRMLNELKNVLIMLVVGKVSHYQLMKYNAVRAFVQKREYLIWPEDPQDLEWFYERLVFQIMKHTEVKKLDQDVPMPNIAPKINIQLENLKV, encoded by the exons ATGTGGAGTGTGTTTCTTCAGCTGATCTTCATTGGAGTGATTGTACAG gttaTCACATGTTATCCATCTTGTAGAATATATGGCCTGATAGCCGCTTGTCACAGACAGAATCACAAGTGGGTGCCTGCTCTGCCTTCAAACATCACCTCCCTTTACTTGGCGATGAACAGGATCCCAGAGATTAACAGCTCATCACTACAAAATCTGGAGCAGCTCCTAGAGTTGGATCTTGGCAAACAATTTGTCCCGCTAGTTATAAGGAACAACGCTTTCCTCAGACAGACTCGGTTGCTTCGATTGGTTCTGGGCGACAACATTGGCCTTCAACTGGAGCCGCAAGCATTTGCAGGGATGGTCAATTTAAATAATCTATTCCTGGACCATTGCTTTTTGAAAGACTCCATTTTGGCACACAACTACCTCGAGCCACTCCTATCTTTAGAAGACCTTAATCTTTTTGGTAACAAAATCCGAAGACTCACACCAGGACTTTTCTTCCAAAACATCAGAAATTTGACACAGATAAACCTCAAGCTAAATCAGATAGAACAACTATGTGAAAGTGATCTCATTGGCTTTAGGGGGAAGTCCTTTAAATACTTCAATTTGAACTCaaatcacttatacaaaatggccacaagcGATTTTGATTGGGAAGGATGCGGGAATCCATTCCGGGGAAtgaccttcaatatacttgatTTAACAAACAGTGGGTTCAACGTGATGGcggccaaatatttttttaaagcaatgcaAGGAACTCCAGTTGCTCATCTCATATTTACTGGTAATTTAGGGAAAGGGGTCTCATTTAACACGCAAGCAGATCCAGACACACATACATTCGAAGGTCTTGCAAAGAGcacattaaacatttttgaattgTCCAATAATCGAATATTTTCCTTGCAGAGACGTGTATTCAGCTCTCTGAGTAATGCCACCATAATTGACGtttcacaaaacaaaatcaatcaGATCAACAATGGGGCGTTTGGAGGCCTgcaagaaaatgtaaaattgctCAACTTGTCATTCAACATCATCGGAGAAGTTTTTTCACACACATTTAACCATCTGAAGGAACTTTGGATTTTGGATTTGTCTTTTAACAACATTGGTGTGCTAGGAAATCGAGCTTTTGATGGACTTCCCAAATTAAGAGCGTTGTATATGACTGGAAATTCACTACGGAAATTAGGTTTTCCTGCACTGTTGCCAAAGCTTGAGTATCTCTTTCTGGCAGACAATCGCTTGAATGACTTATACAATATGAATAGTTTAAGTGCCAACCCAGTTGTTGTGGATGTGACAAACAACCGATTGACAAACCTTGAAGATGTTTATGTGGTTTTAACCCATTTCAGAAACATCCAAAAATTCTACTTTGGTGGAAATTTCATGAAGTGGTGTAGACTCGGTAAGAATGACCCAATTCCTCTTAATAGTAGCTTAAAAGTACTGGATTTTCATGATAATTCCCTGCAGTTGATCTGGGCTGAGGGGAGATGCCTCGATCTGTTTAATCATCTAGACAATCTGATCAGTCTAAATTTGAGCTTCAACTCGCTGAAGATTCTCCCACAGAGTATTTTTAATCATCTCAGCTCTATCATTGAGATTGATCTCTCATCCAATGCCCTGACCTATCTGCAACCCGGTGTTTTTCCCAGCAGCCTTAAAATAATTGACCTTTCTAACAACTTCTTGGCCAACCCTGATCCCATGACCTTTGATTCCGTCCTCCTCCTCAGCCTTTTGGGAAATCGCTTTCACTGTGACTGTCATCTTGAGAGCTTCCTTAAGTGGATAAATGAGACCAATGTAACATTCTTCAGTCCATTGGAGGATTATCGATGTGAGTTTCCAGCTCCATACTATGATCTTCCACTGCTCAACTACTCCCAGATGGTTGAACCATGTGAGACCGATGATGAGCTGGCTGTCCAAGAACTTAAGTTTGCACTGTTCATTTTTTCTGCTCTCCTCATCCACATCGTAACACTTAGTGGGATTGCCTACGCTCGTCTTCGTGGATGCATATATGCACTCTACAAAAAAGTTATCGGTAGAGTTCTCGAGGGTCCCAAAGCCCCACCTCCTTTGGAGGATGCACAGTATGACGCCTACCTGTGCTTTAGCAACATTGACTACAGATGGGTAGAGGCTGCTTTACTTAAGAAGCTGGACAAGCAATTTTCTCCAGAGAATTTCCtacacttttgttttgaagccAGAGACTTCCTACCTGGGGAGGATCACGTTTCCAACATCAGAGATGCCATTTGGGGAAGCAGAAAGACTTTGTGTGTTGTCTCCAAGGAGTTCCTTAGAG ATGGTTGGTGTTTGGAGGCGTTCGCCTTGGCTCAGGGCCGCATGCTGAATGAGCTCAAAAATGTTCTCATTATGTTGGTGGTTGGGAAG GTTTCTCACTACCAGCTGATGAAGTACAATGCAGTTCGAGCATTTGTCCAGAAGAGAGAATACCTCATTTGGCCAGAGGACCCTCAGGATCTGGAATGGTTTTATGAGCGACTTGTCTTTCAAATAATGAAACACACTGAGGTGAAGAAACTGGACCAGGACGTGCCAATGCCCAACATTGCGCCGAAAATCAACATCCAGCTTGAGAACCTTAAAGTATAG